Proteins encoded by one window of Halichondria panicea chromosome 8, odHalPani1.1, whole genome shotgun sequence:
- the LOC135339305 gene encoding uncharacterized protein LOC135339305 isoform X1, with product MKVRVAVFPVLVAALVLGTRTIGTDAFSENTCQVEKLYTSSLPAGGADTPHIQILGDQLSADRCLAKCCSLGPEACQYLWIIDTTCIAVACDSDKISNCEPKSVPISIRKGSSSVYVALKHSTPSANELENALDLMSRFSSDGSKGKEDVLGDSPPIAATLTDEIVITLPTNEVNIFGNHSKDDKGIAAYSWKLLSEHFVQPLLENADQAILHAGNLLPGNYQFSLTVTDTSGQSSRTTVLVRVNKGSTFTEVSTTTGSLAMTTVPMDNNNRPLTTTLITPTNEMDLNDTADIEDEEFDFYTKRRNTLKIVVPSLVSLAVLLVATAAITTACACCCQRNKDRMRRYYKYKKLPETIQQT from the exons atgaaggTTAGAGTAGCCGTGTTTCCAGTATTGGTAGCAGCCCTGGTTCTGGGTACTAGGACCATAGGTACAG ATGCTTTTAGCGAGAACACTTGTCAGGTTGAAAAGCTCTACACATCGTCTCTACCAGCAG GAGGCGCTGATACACCGCATATACAGATACTGGGTGATCAACTGAGTGCAGACAGGTGTCTGGCCAAATGCTGTTCCCTCGGCCCTGAGGCATGTCAGTACCTCTGGATCATTGATACCACCTGCATTGCCGTGGCCTGCGACAGTGATAAGATCAGCAATTGTGAACCTAAATCAGTTCCCATCAGTATTAGAAAAGGGTCTTCCTCTGTGTACGTTGCCTTGAAGCATTCGACACCGTCAGCAAATGAGCTAGAGAATGCATTGGATTTGATGAGTCGTTTCTCCTCGGATGGCAGCAAAGGAAAAGAAGACGTCTTGGGGGATTCCCCTCCGATTGCAGCCACACTCACTGATGAGATTGTTATTACCTTGCCAACAAACGAAGTGAACATATTTGGTAACCATAGCAAAGACGATAAG GGCATAGCCGCCTACTCATGGAAATTGCTGAGTGAGCACTTTGTACAACCCCTCCTCGAGAATGCTGACCAGGCAATCCTTCACGCTGGAAACCTGCTTCCTGGCAACTATCAGTTCAGCCTGACAGTGACGGACACTAGCGGCCAATCAAGCAGAACCACTGTACTGGTGCGGGTCAACAAAG GTTCCACATTTACAGAGGTTTCCACGACAACAGGAAGCTTAGCAATGACCACAG TACCCATGGATAACAATAACCGCCCCCTCACAACCAcattgatcacacccactaacGAGATGGATCTTAACGACACTGCGGACATTGAGGATGAAGAGTTTGACTTCTACACAAAGAGACGAAACACTCTCAAGATCGTGGTTCCCTCACTAGTGTCCCTGGCCGTGTTGCTAGTGGCAACGGCAGCCATTACTACGGCATGTGCTTGTTGCTGTCAGAGAAACAAAGA TCGGATGAGGAGGTACTACAAATACAAGAAATTGCCAGAGACTATACAACAAACTTGA
- the LOC135339299 gene encoding uncharacterized protein LOC135339299 — MLAQTRLKLGNAESSIVFIQEQHAKTLEGLHKEIERLQKKNARLTFDLAMIAPPGSKDTTMCLGCQQLEEELVSSKSEMLRLSSALSSATDNNALLQHQLREMEAKYTSDLYSKNEALQTLNTDLERKSNTVALITQQYHQLRARFHQEIESHPPCTQCHHQGSEETDVISDTDEAQRTQYHQLRGLRLTPNPPPMGISRRPPATTQRRNFRRTNSSPAPFEVSSMTSIESSGTTRALPTPPISPKPLSYSSSPPDQLRRASKPLRRQQQGRSATSLSGHSKQSVKTLYRSDNTPLDPFRRQASEIVRSEISDIIESSKRQDHVSVKQPPPVLPPIELNEQIDSVSSQAIALSSSDLQSTPPTTTRKQHRHFILSKAQGLSSAPVRPMRVLCYNQARLDTAIEVAKEEKVIPDGVEGVLLVNKTKDNKWTELHHHQGTDR; from the exons ATGTTAGCTCAGACGAGACTGAAGCTTGGGAATGCTGAGAGCTCCATTGTCTTCATCCAGGAGCAGCATGCCAAGACCTTGGAGGGACTACACAAAGAGATTGAGCGGCTTCAGAAGAAGAATGCAA GGCTCACCTTTGACCTGGCGATGATAGCACCTCCAGGCTCCAAAGATACCACAA TGTGCCTTGGATGCCAACAACTGGAGGAGGAGCTGGTCTCAAGTAAATCAGAGATGCTGCGATTGAGCTCTGCCCTCAGCTCTGCAACAGACAATAATGCATTACTGCAACACCAACTGAGGGAGATGGAGGCCAAATACACATCTGATTTGTACTCAAAAAACGAAGCTTTACAAACTTTGAACACCGATTTGGAGAGAAAGTCTAATACAGTGGCACTCATCACACAGCAGTACCATCAACTGCGAGCACGATTCCATCAAGAAATAGAATCCCACCCTCCGTGTACGCAATGTCATCATCAGGGCAGCGAAGAAACGGATGTAATCTCAGACACTGATGAGGCACAAAGAACCCAGTATCACCAGTTGAGAGGACTAAGACTCACTCCAAACCCACCACCAATGGGCATTTCACGAAGACCACCAGCCACGACACAACGAAGGAATTTCCGACGAACTAACTCCTCCCCTGCGCCTTTTGAAGTCTCTAGCATGACGAGTATTGAGAGCTCTGGCACTACACGTGCTCTGCCAACTCCACCCATATCCCCAAAGCCGCTATCTTATTCCTCGTCACCACCTGACCAGTTGAGACGAGCTAGCAAGCCTCTCAGGAGACAGCAACAAGGTCGCTCAGCTACTTCACTGAGTGGGCACTCTAAACAATCCGTGAAAACACTGTATAGGAGTGACAATACACCTCTGGATCCTTTTAGGAGGCAAGCTAGTGAAATAGTTCGCTCAGAGATCAGCGATATCATTGAATCCAGTAAGAGGCAAGACCATGTGAGTGTAAAGCAACCACCTCCTGTCCTCCCGCCTATTGAATTGAATGAACAAATAGACTCGGTGTCCAGCCAAGCGATTGCTCTCTCTAGCTCAGACCTTCAGTCTACACCACCTACAACCACTCGCAAACAGCATCGACATTTCATCCTGTCCAAGGCCCAGGGTCTGAGTAGTGCTCCTGTGCGGCCAATGAGAGTGCTGTGTTATAACCAAGCTCGACTGGACACGGCAATAGAGGTAGCAAAGGAGGAGAAGGTGATCCCAGACGGAGTGGAGGGTGTGCTGTTGGTGAATAAGACCAAGGACAATAAATGGACTGAACTACACCACCACCAGGGTACTGATCGTTAG
- the LOC135339284 gene encoding uncharacterized protein LOC135339284 — protein MPSSASGAADSDVNGDQPNMFEVLCENVHTSMLTHNGTLEQFFDFKDELLKHALPPKLLANLTLLSSKLFRSYSEFSLPVNELTRMVRQHSTPWEERADSLKGIRSDYDSMRTKLSIALKRIELMSAGEERIKKERRLGNWERLFVKTMESESHGRRWKFRIEPLKRKMQQDGFNPYLSDSSGDDSDKDDNQKKYLSTVEKSETELSESDDDTDRESSSMHEVEQVQATPTPPPPPIETAESAACTKDPDYDQYLLVQLYRPNGLLKGKDVCCTLAYGQEYYTTDVYPGRTDPGSVLTHQSFHFKLSDDAARTLPPERQEPLDAIDVSKVTLTVYPGTIAQDMAAYLSIVLKELHITEESTVIVPPQDTAEERTELNWEEIDSKVKGFPQEYLLKMQTQQTTDEEEDEPSLPLIPMICHRVKVQRHKTMHSGTETLPWDVLVEHLGYRLVPDTQSRAVSMICFEEPPSEEPEMEEKAEEVVSQQELAALSLQHAQEICKLQEEFGKKLNSLTGTLSRVRADKAKEIEQLEQALVEAEQRRGGKGRSASDIRSLIARKKKLNSKITHGLPNWGEGLPQDFFERMEMFAEESLRKQEELTDRIKREVSVACEKQLATQHKLAPGITRTDIDTITEDVSLPALFMPTRCTKNLVFTPRAHRYFHPPGSSEARVTQPPAVFALPPLSSNQLNTLNLFELSQQYSQSSPQWLHDHTHQSPRYTPAPPSSACDHYHMDPHTEHYHMDPHTASSSSHDSRGTYYNSEL, from the exons ATGCCCTCCAGCGCTAGCGGTGCAGCTGACAGTGATGTCAATGGCGACCAGCCTAACATGTTCGAGGTCCTCTGCGAGAATGTGCACACCTCAATGCTCACACACAACGGCACACTAGAGCAG TTCTTTGATTTCAAAGACGAGCTATTAAAG CATGCACTGCCTCCTAAACTACTTGCAAACTTGACCTTACTCTCTTCAAAACTCTTCAGAAG ttactCTGAGTTCAGTTTACCAGTGAATGAGTTGACTAGGATGGTGAGACAACACTCCACTCCTTGGGAGGAGAGGGCCGACAGTTTGAAGGGCATTCGCTCGGACTATGACAGTATGAGGACCAAGCTGAGCATTGCACTCAAGAGGATTGAATTGATGTCAGCCGGG GAGGAGAGGATAAAGAAGGAAAGGAGGTTGGGTAACTGGGAGAGACTGTTTGTTAAGACCATGGAGTCTGAGAGCCACGGCAGACGATGGAAGTTCAGGATAGAACCTCTCAAGAGGAAGATGCAACAAGATGG GTTTAATCCGTATCTCTCTGACTCTTCCGGTGATGATTCTGACAAAGATGATAACCAGAAGAAATACTTG AGCACTGTAGAGAAGAGCGAGACTGAACTGAGTGAATCGGATGATGACACTGACAGAGAGAGCTCCAGCATG CATGAAGTGGAGCAGgtacaagccacacccaccccacctCCTCCTCCGATAGAGACTGCCGAGTCAGCAGCATGTACCAAGGACCCAGACTATGACCA GTACTTGCTTGTTCAGCTGTACAGGCCAAATGGATTATTAAAAG GGAAGGATGTGTGCTGTACTCTAGCCTATGGACAGGAGTACTACACTACCGATGTCTACCCTGGAAGGACAGATCCTGGCAGCGTGCTTAC GCATCAGAGCTTCCACTTCAAGTTGAGTGATGACGCTGCTCGCACTCTGCCCCCTGAGAGGCAAGAGCCCTTGGACGCCATTGATGTCTCtaaggtcacactgactgtctACCCTGGGACCATTGCTCAGGACATGGCCGCCTATCTCTCCATTGTATTGAAGGAGCTGCATATAACT GAGGAGTCCACAGTGATTGTACCACCACAGGACACAGCTGAGGAGAGGACGGAGCTCAACTGGGAGGAGATTGACTCAAAGGTGAAGGGATTTCCACAAGAGTATCTCTTGAAGATGCAAACTCAGCAAACAACTGATGAAGAAGAAGATGAACCGTCACTTCCACTGATACCAATGATCTGTCACAGGGTCAAAGTGCAGAG ACATAAAACAATGCACAGTGGAACTGAGACCCTTCCCTGGGATGT ACTAGTGGAGCATCTTGGCTACCGTCTTGTGCCTGACACTCAGTCTAGAGCTGTCTCCATGATCTGTTTCGAGGAGCCTCCATCAGAGGAGCCAGAGATGGAAGAGAAGGCAGAGGAGGTAGTATCCCAACAAGAATTGGCCGCTCTCTCACTGCAACATGCACAAGAGATCTGTAAATTGCAAGAAGAATTCGG GAAAAAGTTGAACTCTTTGACAGGCACACTAAGTCGAGTTAGAGCTGATAAAGCAAAGGAAATTGAACAGCTTGAGCAAG CTTTAGTTGAGGCGGAGCAGAGGAGGGGTGGAAAAGGAAGGAGTGCCTCTGATATACGCAGTCTCATTGCACGAAAGAAGAAGCTGAATTCCAAGATCACTCACGGACTTCCTAACTGGGGGGAAGGCCTACCCCAAGAT TTCTTTGAGAGAATGGAGATGTTTGCTGAAGAGAGTTTGAGGAAACAAGAAGAGCTAACGGATAGAATCAAACGAGAG GTGAGTGTGGCGTGTGAGAAGCAGCTGGCTACTCAACACAAACTGGCCCCAGGGATCACAAGAACAGACATTGACACAATCACAGAAG atgTGTCTTTACCTGCTCTCTTCATGCCGACACGTTGCACTAAGAACCTGGTGTTTACTCCACGTGCTCATCGCTACTTCCATCCCCCTGGCTCCTCCGAGGCTAGAGTCACTCAACCACCAGCAGTGTTCGCTCTACCCCCTCTCAGCTCAAAT CAACTCAACACCCTCAACCTGTTtgagctgagtcagcaatacaGTCAGAGCAGCCCCCAGTGGCtacatgaccacacccaccaatccCCTCGTTACACTCCAGCCCCGCCTTCTAGTGCCTGCGACCACTATCACATGGACCCACACACAGAGCACTATCACATGGACCCGCACACAGCCAGCAGCAGCTCTCATGATAGCAGAGGCACTTATTATAATAGTGAACTGTAG
- the LOC135339291 gene encoding uncharacterized protein LOC135339291: MEFDLGGGEVTLLQFTPLNDSYSQSYGYGQQQMPTCTTEDVELYGGSMHSVSGFSTTGTANSMEMSATPSPNPPPAPTAMQHPEYYCQTEQYAMETNCQSPYSYMNQQPTTQGYNDYIHSPQVASPAVSAATSYDSQSVDLDSLDMLLNDPMGADLGPQPVRLPRLEEEPPRTKESAYSSSTLFLPHRGSSRSNPHSPIDIRVKSDTLKSSRRHRGVVSTASLKSLSKRVSSPIFPDYSTPLSSVSLSRHPSITSLCSSTKSDPFSNVTPSVRSDPGPYRIHANNNADSASESPSVMSAQDSQRFLFTSSASSTENIPVSSENSSRSCMEIAMPMKLARKITDLDKKIMKLQADRSKLLEKAKVTGPFNEVMNVDTRMLTERSSEIGRIHLYIVPLGIHALDEPLYEDANATLRQVGGLYFDYQSAVDSLRSNCCKGMVRLPDISTCFAYIKSLLNENQRLKLGNSIAGFCRIQLDLDTATASGYADGSVPTEFVESLRVANQVMQCAQQITKAYPTVQMHLQQVRQTAAAKADKCDTICQSLGIIDRERRTQIKSVLEGNCTIMSSVERVWPQYYQVATETIKTITECIHPPA, encoded by the coding sequence ATGGAATTCGACCTCGGAGGAGGAGAAGTAACTTTGCTACAGTTCACACCATTGAATGATAGCTACTCGCAGAGCTATGGATACGGCCAACAACAGATGCCTACATGCACAACTGAAGATGTGGAACTGTATGGTGGAAGCATGCACAGTGTCAGTGGTTTCTCTACAACTGGAACTGCAAACTCAATGGAGATGTCTGCAACACCTAGTCCCAACCCTCCACCTGCACCAACAGCTATGCAGCACCCTGAGTACTATTGCCAAACAGAACAATATGCAATGGAGACCAATTGCCAATCCCCATACAGTTACATGAATCAACAACCAACAACTCAAGGCTACAATGACTACATACACTCCCCTCAAGTGGCTAGCCCTGCAGTAAGTGCTGCCACAAGTTATGACAGTCAATCAGTGGACCTAGACAGCCTTGACATGCTCCTAAACGATCCAAtgggtgcagatcttggtccTCAACCAGTACGTCTACCACGCTTAGAAGAAGAGCCTCCACGAACTAAAGAATCTGCTTACTCGAGCTCCACCCTTTTTTTACCTCATCGAGGCTCCAGCAGAAGCAATCCCCACAGCCCAATTGATATCAGGGTTAAATCAGACACACTAAAATCCTCTAGACGTCACCGGGGTGTTGTTTCGACAGCCTCTCTGAAGTCATTATCCAAGAGAGTGAGTTCCCCCATCTTTCCTGACTACTCCACCCCCCTTTCCTCCGTCAGTCTCAGCCGACATCCTTCAATTACTAGCCTCTGCTCCTCAACCAAATCCGACCCATTCAGTAATGTAACTCCCTCTGTTCGCTCCGATCCTGGACCATATCGAATCCATGCCAACAACAATGCAGATTCAGCTAGCGAATCACCTTCCGTAATGTCAGCACAAGACTCTCAGAGATTTTTATTCACAAGCTCTGCATCAAGCACAGAGAACATTCCAGTCTCAAGTGAGAACTCGAGTCGATCATGCATGGAGATTGCCATGCCAATGAAGCTTGCTCGTAAAATTACTGACCTGGACAAGAAGATAATGAAATTACAAGCAGACCGATCAAAACTTCTTGAAAAGGCAAAGGTGACCGGACCATTTAATGAGGTTATGAACGTTGATACTCGAATGCTAACTGAGAGATCTTCGGAAATAGGACGAATACATTTGTATATTGTGCCTCTAGGCATACACGCCCTGGACGAACCATTGTATGAAGACGCTAATGCAACACTCAGACAAGTTGGCGGATTGTATTTCGACTATCAATCAGCTGTTGATAGCCTGAGGAGTAATTGCTGCAAGGGCATGGTCCGTCTCCCAGATATAAGCACTTGCTTTGCGTACATTAAAAGCCTACTAAACGAAAACCAACGACTAAAACTGGGCAATTCCATAGCAGGCTTCTGCAGGATACAGCTGGATCTAGACACGGCCACAGCCTCAGGCTATGCTGATGGGTCTGTCCCTACAGAGTTTGTAGAATCACTGCGAGTGGCTAATCAAGTTATGCAGTGTGCTCAGCAAATCACTAAAGCATACCCAACAGTACAGATGCATCTACAGCAAGTAAGACAAACCGCAGCAGCCAAGGCTGACAAATGCGATACAATTTGTCAGAGTCTAGGCATTATTGATAGAGAAAGAAGGACACAAATAAAGTCTGTTCTGGAGGGCAACTGTACGATAATGAGCTCAGTGGAGAGAGTGTGGCCGCAATATTATCAAGTTGCCACGGAGACAATTAAAACTATAACTGAATGTATTCACCCTCCCGCTTGA
- the LOC135340169 gene encoding adenosine 5'-monophosphoramidase HINT3-like — MAEKNKDLGSESPVDALEEPSISTVTDVISEENCVFCRIAKKEVPANIVYEDQDFIVFTDRKPVSDHHYLVIPRQHIRDPRVLTKDDIPLVEKMVSIGKRVLQEKGGSEEDSRMGFHWPPFLFVKHLHLHVMAPVANMSWFQRSVIFRVDSMVFSTPPCLIQYLKDKN; from the coding sequence ATGGCTGAAAAGAATAAAGACTTGGGATCTGAATCTCCAGTAGATGCTCTAGAAGAACCATCTATCTCAACAGTAACTGATGTCATCAGTGAGGAgaattgtgtgttttgtcgGATTGCAAAGAAGGAAGTACCAGCCAACATTGTCTATGAAGACCAAGACTTTATAGTTTTTACTGATCGAAAGCCTGTCTCTGACCACCATTATCTTGTTATACCTCGACAGCACATTCGTGATCCTCGTGTCCTTACAAAAGATGATATTCCACTGGTAGAGAAGATGGTGAGTATTGGCAAGAGAGTGCTGCAAGAGAAAGGAGGAAGCGAGGAGGATTCAAGAATGGGGTTTCATTGGCCACCATTTCTGTTTGTGAAGCACTTGCATCTCCATGTGATGGCACCTGTAGCTAACATGAGCTGGTTTCAACGGAGTGTGATATTCAGAGTGGACTCTATGGTGTTCTCCACGCCACCATGCTTGATCCAGTACCTGAAGGACAAAAACTAA
- the LOC135339294 gene encoding RNA N6-adenosine-methyltransferase mettl16-like codes for MHPRNRYNTKPDFGELAEFRPSLKPYLIHKSKSTHTADDPAPSLKGIPPGKSPTEKRFPYTLDFSDPASLRELTCAVLARDFSLDVDIPLDKLIPAVPQRLNYIHWVEDLLGLCGGVETSGVGVKMSCESVETSGVGVEMSCESVETNGVGVEMSCESVETIGVGVEMSCEGVETSSTTDVIGIDIGTGASCIYPLLGTRLNGWSFLATDIDQDSVAIATENVARNGLTHKVKVVAVTPEVVLMEAMDPAVSQYTFCMCNPPFFKDTEERLVGVATHSGRRPPAETFSRASPGEAITQGGEVAFTRRIIQDSLQLKNRVRWYTTMLGKKSSLKPLLAQLKQNSVPVVTSTEFVQGRTWRWGLGWSFDSSLKEKVAALNTSNRKRREKPLCLRQPLYGLFTSKSRGERTQLIREWLVKQMKELAMKVTEEAGLDSTVRLRCHGIKNTWSHQRKRRRLIECLDRQRKEDKEAVIISSADGGTNEEAPIINENIRDSEHKALYELEALSTPCHVRFICSLVSGHEMEHSPKKKRKLSPNKAHKIVPGGKAASFDVEDKGLCVELEWVEGENKDTLHQILQYLNNKLSQQHF; via the exons ATGCATCCAAGAAATCGTTACAACACGAAACCAGATTTTGGAGAGCTTGCTGAATTCCGTCCCTCCCTTAAACCCTACCTAATCCACAAGTCCAAGTCCACTCACACGGCTGATGACCCCGCCCCCTCGTTAAAGGGAATTCCCCCAGGGAAATCCCCCACTGAGAAGAGATTCCCATACACGCTTGATTTCAGTGACCCAGCGTCCCTCCGAGAGCTGACATGTGCCGTCCTGGCCAGGGACTTCAGTCTGGATGTGGATATTCCACTTGACAAATTAATACCAGCTGTTCCTCAGCGGCTTAACTATATTCATTGGGTGGAGGATCTGTTGGGACTGTGTGGGGGCGTGGAGACAAGTGGTGTGGGCGTGAAGATGAGCTGTGAGAGTGTGGAGACAAGTGGTGTGGGCGTGGAGATGAGCTGTGAGAGTGTGGAGACAAATGGTGTGGGCGTGGAGATGAGCTGTGAGAGTGTGGAGACAATTGGTGTGGGCGTGGAGATgagctgtgagggtgtggagacGTCCTCCACTACTGATGTGATTGGAATTGACATTG GGACAGGTGCCTCGTGTATCTACCCCCTCCTGGGTACGAGGCTGAATGGGTGGAGCTTCCTGGCTACTGATATTGATCAAGACTCAGTGGCTATAGCTAcagagaatgtggctagaaaTGGGCTCACACATAAAGTCAAAG TGGTGGCGGTGACCCCTGAGGTTGTGCTAATGGAGGCAATGGACCCAGCTGTGTCTCAGTACACCTTCTGTATGTGCAACCCTCCCTTCTTCAAGGACACAGAGGAGCgtttagtgggtgtggccactCATAGTGGGCGTAGACCCCCTGCAGAGACGTTCAGCCGTGCTTCTCCAGGGGAGGCCATCACACAGGGAGGTGAGGTGGCATTCACTCGGAGGATCATACAAGACAGTCTGCAACTCAAAAACAGGGTAAG GTGGTATACAACCATGTTGGGGAAGAAGAGCAGCTTGAAACCATTACTGGCACAACTCAAACAGAACAGC GTTCCCGTGGTAACCAGCACAGAGTTCGTACAGGGTAGGACATGGCGGTGGGGACTGGGCTGGTCCTTTGATTCATCACTCAAGGAAAAG GTGGCTGCCCTCAACACTAGCAACAGAAAGAGAAGGGAGAAGCCATTGTGTTTACGACAACCTCTCTATGGGTTGTTCACATCCAAATCTCGTGGAGAGAGAACACAGCTGATCAGGGAGTGGCTAGTGAAGCAAATGAAAGAGCTGGCA ATGAAGGTTACCGAGGAGGCAGGGTTAGACTCGACTGTACGACTGCGTTGTCATGGTATCAAGAACACTTGGTCTCATCAACGGAAAAGAAGGAGACTAATTGAGTGTCTGGACAGACAGAGGAAGGAAGACAAAG AAGCTGTGATAATTTCTTCTGCTGATGGTGGCACAAATGAGGAGGCTCCTATAATCAATGAAAATATTCGAGACTCCGAACATAAAGCTCTGTATGAATTGGAAGCTCTGTCTACTCCATGTCATGTGCGATTCATCTGCTCTCTCGTTTCCGGCCATGAAATGGAACACTCCCCAAAGAAGAAGAGAAAACTGAGCCCAAATAAAGCCCATAAGATTGTCCCTGGTGGGAAGGCTGCTTCGTTTGACGTTGAGGACAAAGGACTGTGTGTCGAgctggagtgggtggagggagAGAACAAAGACACGCTGCATCAGATattacaatacttgaacaataAACTTAGCCAACAACATTTTTAG
- the LOC135339305 gene encoding uncharacterized protein LOC135339305 isoform X2, giving the protein MKVRVAVFPVLVAALVLGTRTIDAFSENTCQVEKLYTSSLPAGGADTPHIQILGDQLSADRCLAKCCSLGPEACQYLWIIDTTCIAVACDSDKISNCEPKSVPISIRKGSSSVYVALKHSTPSANELENALDLMSRFSSDGSKGKEDVLGDSPPIAATLTDEIVITLPTNEVNIFGNHSKDDKGIAAYSWKLLSEHFVQPLLENADQAILHAGNLLPGNYQFSLTVTDTSGQSSRTTVLVRVNKGSTFTEVSTTTGSLAMTTVPMDNNNRPLTTTLITPTNEMDLNDTADIEDEEFDFYTKRRNTLKIVVPSLVSLAVLLVATAAITTACACCCQRNKDRMRRYYKYKKLPETIQQT; this is encoded by the exons atgaaggTTAGAGTAGCCGTGTTTCCAGTATTGGTAGCAGCCCTGGTTCTGGGTACTAGGACCATAG ATGCTTTTAGCGAGAACACTTGTCAGGTTGAAAAGCTCTACACATCGTCTCTACCAGCAG GAGGCGCTGATACACCGCATATACAGATACTGGGTGATCAACTGAGTGCAGACAGGTGTCTGGCCAAATGCTGTTCCCTCGGCCCTGAGGCATGTCAGTACCTCTGGATCATTGATACCACCTGCATTGCCGTGGCCTGCGACAGTGATAAGATCAGCAATTGTGAACCTAAATCAGTTCCCATCAGTATTAGAAAAGGGTCTTCCTCTGTGTACGTTGCCTTGAAGCATTCGACACCGTCAGCAAATGAGCTAGAGAATGCATTGGATTTGATGAGTCGTTTCTCCTCGGATGGCAGCAAAGGAAAAGAAGACGTCTTGGGGGATTCCCCTCCGATTGCAGCCACACTCACTGATGAGATTGTTATTACCTTGCCAACAAACGAAGTGAACATATTTGGTAACCATAGCAAAGACGATAAG GGCATAGCCGCCTACTCATGGAAATTGCTGAGTGAGCACTTTGTACAACCCCTCCTCGAGAATGCTGACCAGGCAATCCTTCACGCTGGAAACCTGCTTCCTGGCAACTATCAGTTCAGCCTGACAGTGACGGACACTAGCGGCCAATCAAGCAGAACCACTGTACTGGTGCGGGTCAACAAAG GTTCCACATTTACAGAGGTTTCCACGACAACAGGAAGCTTAGCAATGACCACAG TACCCATGGATAACAATAACCGCCCCCTCACAACCAcattgatcacacccactaacGAGATGGATCTTAACGACACTGCGGACATTGAGGATGAAGAGTTTGACTTCTACACAAAGAGACGAAACACTCTCAAGATCGTGGTTCCCTCACTAGTGTCCCTGGCCGTGTTGCTAGTGGCAACGGCAGCCATTACTACGGCATGTGCTTGTTGCTGTCAGAGAAACAAAGA TCGGATGAGGAGGTACTACAAATACAAGAAATTGCCAGAGACTATACAACAAACTTGA
- the LOC135339307 gene encoding neuralized-like protein 4 → MAESISSGSASSGSASSELVAQDFEMTFDSENRGRNIKVENDGLAASKIKKGAKEALVVTNRPIVSNELFEISVGGGSGFKGVKGEMKARLKGKESVRIGVTVHCPSDVCSFSTQHSLKRMTSGTWMMMSESIIENGETIKSLKYNLNELSVNDRVGIIRVPEFNGSLIIYINGAPIGIIATSVPDRVYGFVELQGECERVSLTRNRLVKHEALPIEIRSMRDRANEIHKLQHQMGERDQQILVLNTQMELLRTQLMASRNRAGTNGTLKTHHQDDGRESRETQTMQMLEIQSNGSTTERRRRKRACIIC, encoded by the exons ATGGCAGAGAGTATATCTTCAGGAAGTGCATCTTCAGGAAGTGCAAGTTCGGAACTGGTAGCACAAGACTTTGAGATGACCTTTGACTCAGAGAACCGCGGCAGAAACATCAAAGTTGAGAATGATGGACTTGCAGCAAGCAAAATCAAAAA GGGTGCAAAAGAGGCGTTGGTTGTAACCAATCGTCCGATAGTGAGCAACGAGCTGTTTGAGATCTCCGTGGGCGGTGGATCCGGCTTCAAAGGAGTTAAGGGAGAAATGAAGGCCAGACTCAAAGGAAAGGAGTCTGTCAGAATAGGAGTCACTGTTCACTG CCCATCAGACGTGTGCTCGTTCAGCACTCAGCACTCCCTGAAGAGAATGACTAGTGGAACATGGATGATGATGTCAGAGTCCATTATCGAGAATGGGGAGACCATCAAATCTTTGAAATACAACCTCAATGAGCTCTCT GTCAATGACAGAGTGGGGATAATCAGAGTACCAGAGTTCAATGGTTCACTGATCATCTACATCAACGGAGCACCCATCGGGATCATAGCCACCAGCGTGCCTGACCGAGTGTACGGGTTTGTGGAGCTACAGGGCGAATGTGAGAGAGTCTCCCTCACTAGGAACAGACTAGTCAAACAC GAAGCACTACCAATAGAGATTCGCTCAATGCGAGACAGAGCCAATGAAATCCACAAGCTCCAACACCAGATGGGTGAGAGGGATCAACAGATACTAGTATTGAACACTCAAATGGAGCTGCTCAGAACACAGTTAATGGCCAGCAGGAATAGAGCCGGGACTAACGGAACGCTGAAGACTCATCACCAAGACGACGGGAGGGAGAGCAGGGAAACACAGACTATGCAAATGTTGGAAATACAATCAAACGGCTCTACCACAGAAAGAAGGCGGCGAAAGAGAGCCTGTATCATCTGCTAA